In the genome of Candoia aspera isolate rCanAsp1 chromosome 1, rCanAsp1.hap2, whole genome shotgun sequence, one region contains:
- the ATF2 gene encoding cyclic AMP-dependent transcription factor ATF-2 isoform X2, with amino-acid sequence MSDDKPFLCTAPGCGQRFTNEDHLAVHKHKHEMTLKFGPARNDSVIVADQTPTPTRFLKNCEEVGLFNELASPFENEFKKASEDDIKKMPLDLSPLATPIIRNKIEEPSVVETTHQDSPLPHPESTTSDEKEVCLQQTAQPTSTIVRPASLQVPNVLLASSDSSVIIQQAIPSPTSSTVITQAPSSNRPIVPVPGPFPLLLHLPNGQTMPVAIPASITNSNVHVPTAVPLVRPVTVVPSIPGIPGPSSPQPVQSEAKLRLKAALTQQHSQVTNGDTKGQTSGLVRTQSEEVRPQSLQQPATSTTETPASPAQPAPQTPNTGGRRRRAANEDPDEKRRKFLERNRAAASRCRQKRKVWVQSLEKKAEDLSSLNGQLQNEVTLLRNEVAQLKQLLLAHKDCPVTAMQKKSGYHKLQY; translated from the exons ATGAGTGATGACAAACCCTTTTTATGTACTGCCCCTGGATGTGGACAG CGTTTTACCAACGAGGATCATTTGGCTGTCCATAAACATAAACATGAGATGACACTGAAATTTGGCCCAGCTCGTAATGACAGTGTCATTGTAGCTG ATCAAACTCCAACGCCAACTCGATTTTTGAAGAATTGTGAAGAAGTGGGTTTATTTAATGAGCTAGCAAGTCCTTTTGAAAATGAATTCAAAAAAGCTTCTGAAGATGATATTAAAAAA ATGCCTCTAGATTTATCACCTCTTGCAACTCCAAttataagaaataaaattgaagaGCCTTCAGTGGTTGAAACAACTCACCAGGATAGTCCCTTACCTCATCCAGAGTCTACAACCAGTGACGAGAAG GAAGTGTGTCTGCAACAAACTGCCCAGCCTACTTCCACAATTGTGCGCCCAGCTTCTTTGCAGGTTCCTAATGTGTTGCTTGCAAGTTCTGACTCAAGTGTCATTATTCAGCAAGCCATACCTTCACCAACTTCTAGCACTGTCATAACACAAGCTCCATCTTCCAATAGGCCAATAGT acCGGTGCCAGGTCCTTTCCCCCTTTTGTTGCATCTTCCTAATGGACAAACCATGCCCGTTGCTATTCCTGCTTCAATCACAAATTCTAATGTGCATGTACCAACTGCAGTTCCA CTTGTCAGACCTGTCACCGTGGTGCCTAGTATCCCAGGAATTCCAGGACCCTCATCTCCACAACCTGTGCAGTCAGAGGCAAAATTG agATTAAAAGCTGCGCTGACCCAGCAGCACTCTCAGGTAACaaatggagataccaagggacaAACAAGTGGACTGGTTCGAACTCAGTCAGAGGAAGTACGACCACAATCACTGCAACAACCCGCAACATCTACTACTGAAACACCG GCCTCTCCTGCTCAGCCTGCACCACAAACTCCAAATACAGGAGGCCGCCGAAGAAGGGCAGCAAATGAAGATCCTGATGAGAAAAGACGGAAATTCTTAGAGCGGAACAGAGCAGCTGCTTCAAGATgcagacaaaaaagaaaagtttgggtCCAGTCTTTGGAGAAAAAAGCAGAAGACCTCAGCTCATTAAATGGTCAATTACAG